One Mycoavidus sp. B2-EB genomic region harbors:
- the rimO gene encoding 30S ribosomal protein S12 methylthiotransferase RimO, producing MSAHSIPKVGFVSLGCPKALVDSEQILTQLRAEGYEISATYDGADLVVVNTCGFIDEAVQESLDTIGEALHENGKVIVTGCLGARKSQDGGSLVKDIHPKVLAVTGPHALGEVMQAVHLHLPKPHDPFADLVPAAGLKLTPRHYAYLKISEGCNHHCTFCIIPSMRGDLVSRPVAEIMLEAENLLRGGVRELLVISQDTSAYGVDVKYRTGFWRGRPLKTRITELATALGELAAEHNAWVRLHYVYPYPHVDELLPLMAQQRILPYLDVPFQHAHPAVLKRMKRPANAQKSLERVQAWRALCPELTIRSTFIAGFPGETEAEFETLLDFIRVAELDRVGCFAYSPVAGAAANELPGALPDAVRNERRARFMEVAEAVSVQRLKRKVGQTLRVLVDEVNHAGGIARSSADAPEIDGVVYIKPVAHASHAYQAGDFVDVKITGAQGHDLWGEVSSTAN from the coding sequence GTGTCCGCTCATTCTATACCTAAAGTTGGTTTTGTTTCGTTAGGTTGCCCCAAAGCTCTCGTCGACTCCGAGCAGATTCTGACCCAATTGCGCGCTGAAGGCTATGAAATTTCAGCAACCTATGACGGCGCTGATTTGGTGGTTGTGAACACGTGCGGTTTTATCGACGAAGCCGTGCAGGAAAGTTTGGATACAATTGGTGAAGCCCTCCACGAAAACGGTAAAGTGATTGTTACGGGCTGCTTGGGAGCGAGAAAAAGCCAAGACGGCGGCTCTTTGGTTAAAGACATCCATCCGAAAGTACTCGCCGTCACGGGGCCGCATGCTCTGGGTGAAGTCATGCAAGCGGTACATCTCCATTTGCCAAAACCGCATGACCCATTTGCAGATCTAGTGCCTGCGGCGGGTTTAAAGTTAACCCCGCGCCATTACGCTTACCTAAAAATCTCCGAAGGCTGCAATCACCATTGCACTTTTTGTATTATCCCGTCGATGCGGGGCGATTTAGTGTCGCGGCCGGTAGCGGAAATTATGCTGGAGGCGGAGAATTTGCTGCGTGGGGGCGTACGCGAACTCTTGGTGATTTCTCAGGATACTAGCGCGTATGGGGTGGATGTTAAATATCGGACAGGCTTTTGGCGTGGTCGGCCATTAAAAACCCGGATTACTGAGCTGGCCACCGCGTTGGGTGAGTTGGCGGCTGAGCATAACGCCTGGGTGCGTCTACATTATGTCTATCCCTATCCGCATGTCGACGAACTGCTGCCGTTGATGGCGCAGCAACGGATTTTGCCTTATCTAGATGTTCCATTTCAACACGCGCACCCAGCGGTGCTAAAACGGATGAAGCGCCCCGCTAATGCGCAAAAATCGCTTGAGCGAGTGCAAGCGTGGCGCGCGCTCTGTCCTGAGCTGACGATTCGGAGCACTTTTATTGCTGGTTTTCCAGGGGAAACCGAGGCTGAGTTTGAAACCTTGCTGGATTTCATCCGCGTGGCTGAATTAGATCGGGTTGGGTGCTTTGCCTATTCTCCGGTAGCCGGTGCTGCGGCAAATGAATTGCCGGGCGCATTGCCCGATGCCGTGCGCAATGAGCGGCGCGCGCGTTTTATGGAAGTGGCCGAAGCTGTATCGGTGCAGCGTTTAAAGCGTAAAGTAGGACAAACATTGCGGGTCTTAGTGGATGAAGTGAATCATGCTGGAGGCATTGCGCGTTCGTCTGCAGATGCGCCAGAAATCGATGGTGTCGTTTATATTAAACCCGTTGCTCATGCTTCCCATGCCTATCAAGCCGGTGATTTCGTTGACGTAAAAATTACTGGCGCGCAGGGACATGATTTATGGGGCGAAGTGTCTAGCACCGCTAACTGA